In Solanum pennellii chromosome 3, SPENNV200, a single window of DNA contains:
- the LOC107012300 gene encoding mitochondrial outer membrane protein porin 2-like, with protein sequence MGPGLFSDIGKKAKDLLTKDYISDQKLSISTYSDTGVALTSTAVKKGGLSTGDVGALYKYKNTLIDVKVDTGSNILTTLTLTDIVPSTKTIASLKFPDYSSGRLETQYFHHHATFTTAVALKQCPAVDLSITLGTPTFALGAEASYETATSKLTKYTAGISVTKPDSCAAIILGDKGDTIKASYIHHMDALKTTAATGEITRRFSTNENTFTVGGSYAVDCLTIVKLKLNNHGSLGAVLQHEVIPKSLLTISSEFDTKALDKTPKFGVALALKP encoded by the exons ATCTCCGATCAGAAATTGTCCATCTCTACCTACAGTGACACAGGAGTG GCCCTTACATCAACCGCAGTGAAGAAAGGAGGGCTTTCAACTGGAGATGTAGGAGCGCTGTACAAATATAAGAACACTTTGATTGATGTCAAAGTTGATACAGGATCAAAT ATTTTAACAACTCTTACTTTGACTGACATCGTCCCATCCACAAAAACCATTGCCTCTCTGAAATTCCCTGACTACAGTTCTGGCAGG ctAGAGACTCAGTATTTTCACCATCACGCAACCTTCACCACTGCTGTTGCTCTGAAACAATGCCCTGCAGTAGATCTTTCAATCACACTTGGTACTCCAACTTTTGCTCTTGGTGCAGAGGCAAGTTATGAGACTGCAACAAGTAAACTAACAAAGTATACTGCTGGCATTAGCGTGACAAAACCAGATTCCTGTGCTGCTATAATCTT AGGAGACAAAGGGGACACCATAAAGGCATCGTATATACATCATATGGATGCACTGAAGACGACAGCTGCTACAGGTGAAATCACTAGACGATTCTCCACAAATGAGAATACATTTACAGTTGGAGGGTCCTATGCTGTGGATTGCTTGACAATTGTGAAACTCAAGCTCAACAATCATGGAAGTTTGGGGGCTGTGTTGCAGCATGAGGTGATTCCAAAGTCATTGTTGACTATTTCTAGTGAATTCGACACCAAAGCCTTGGATAAGACTCCCAAGTTTGGCGTGGCACTAGCTCTTAAGCCTTGA
- the LOC107015465 gene encoding 60S ribosomal protein L26-1-like, whose amino-acid sequence MKYNPRVSSSRRKSRKAHFTAPSSVRRVLMSAPLSSELRAKYNVRSIPVRKDDEVQVVRGTYKGREGKVMQVYRKKWVIHIERITREKVNGSTVNVGINPSKVVVTKLRLDKDRKSLLDRKAKGRAAADKDKGTKFTAEEVMQTID is encoded by the coding sequence ATGAAGTACAATCCAAGGGTTTCCTCATCTCGCCGCAAGAGCAGAAAGGCCCATTTCACTGCTCCATCAAGCGTTCGCAGGGTGTTGATGAGCGCACCGCTTTCATCTGAGTTACGTGCCAAGTACAACGTCAGATCTATCCCGGTAAGGAAAGACGATGAAGTTCAAGTAGTAAGAGGAACCTACAAGGGCCGTGAAGGAAAAGTTATGCAAGTGTACCGTAAGAAATGGGTTATTCACATTGAACGTATAACTAGAGAGAAGGTTAACGGATCTACTGTTAATGTTGGTATTAATCCATCTAAGGTTGTTGTTACCAAACTCAGACTCGATAAGGATCGTAAGTCTTTGTTGGATCGTAAGGCTAAGGGTCGTGCTGCTGCTGACAAGGATAAGGGTACAAAGTTCACTGCTGAGGAGGTCATGCAGACTATTGATTAG